A single region of the Neisseriaceae bacterium genome encodes:
- the rseP gene encoding RIP metalloprotease RseP encodes MKFTDEDYYLSQVFYFLIAITTIVTVHELGHYLVAKFFGVKVEKFSIGFGKVLCSKTWNDTTWCLSLIPLGGYVRMLDTRLGEVDEVEKQYAFDLQAPWKKILIYFAGPFINFVLGVLLFSLVFYHEGITSLKPEVNMVAIDSLAEKAGFQEGDYIIKINQKLVKDFSDVSILTMENLENGLQYEVIDASGQPQIRKVDTEKYPQEVRSILLGKSGFGLYPHRVTNEIEMVSPDGPASKAGLQADDIILELNHEKVENYTNFASIIRNHPSQKIDVLYQRGGEKFETVVIPDSLLEAKNSRPIGKIGVQNKIDEILAKKNSDIYYPNLLESVKMAFGKVGYFSKQILFLLGRIVVGKSSLVNISGPVTMASYANETAAIGLMTYLAFIAAISVSIGIFNLLPVPILDGGGILFSFIEWVRRKPMSDAERAFGTRLGFLFLVLLMFIAFSNDFVRIFG; translated from the coding sequence TTGAAATTTACAGATGAGGATTATTATTTGAGTCAAGTATTTTATTTCTTAATAGCAATTACTACCATTGTGACTGTGCACGAACTAGGTCATTATTTAGTGGCAAAGTTTTTTGGTGTTAAAGTTGAAAAATTTTCAATAGGTTTTGGTAAGGTGTTGTGTAGTAAAACATGGAATGATACTACATGGTGTTTAAGTTTAATCCCCTTAGGCGGATATGTGCGCATGTTGGATACAAGATTAGGCGAAGTTGATGAGGTGGAGAAACAATATGCCTTTGATTTACAAGCGCCATGGAAAAAGATTCTAATTTATTTTGCTGGCCCATTTATTAATTTTGTTTTAGGTGTTCTACTGTTTAGCTTAGTTTTTTATCATGAGGGTATCACCTCGTTAAAACCAGAAGTGAATATGGTTGCTATAGATTCTTTGGCTGAAAAAGCTGGATTTCAAGAGGGTGACTATATTATTAAGATAAATCAAAAATTAGTAAAAGATTTTTCAGATGTGTCTATATTGACCATGGAAAATTTAGAAAATGGATTACAGTATGAAGTAATTGATGCCTCAGGACAACCACAAATAAGAAAAGTTGATACCGAAAAATACCCACAAGAAGTTAGGAGTATTTTATTAGGTAAAAGTGGTTTTGGCCTTTACCCACATAGAGTCACTAATGAGATAGAAATGGTATCACCTGATGGTCCCGCTAGTAAAGCAGGTTTGCAGGCTGATGATATCATTTTAGAATTAAATCACGAGAAAGTAGAAAATTATACCAATTTTGCTAGTATTATTAGAAACCATCCTAGTCAAAAAATTGATGTTTTGTATCAAAGGGGGGGAGAAAAGTTTGAAACCGTTGTAATTCCTGATAGTTTATTAGAAGCAAAGAATTCTAGGCCTATAGGGAAGATTGGAGTGCAAAATAAGATTGATGAGATACTGGCTAAAAAAAATAGCGACATTTATTATCCTAATTTGTTAGAGTCTGTTAAAATGGCGTTTGGTAAAGTTGGTTATTTTTCTAAACAGATATTATTCCTTTTGGGGAGGATAGTGGTCGGTAAGAGTTCATTAGTGAATATTAGTGGACCAGTTACTATGGCTAGTTATGCAAATGAAACAGCTGCGATCGGTTTAATGACTTATTTAGCATTTATAGCGGCTATTAGTGTAAGTATTGGGATTTTTAATCTGTTACCTGTTCCTATATTGGATGGGGGTGGTATTTTGTTTTCGTTTATTGAATGGGTAAGGCGTAAACCTATGAGTGATGCGGAGCGAGCGTTTGGAACGCGGTTAGGATTTTTGTTCCTCGTATTGTTAATGTTTATTGCTTTTTCAAATGATTTCGTTAGGATTTTTGGGTAA
- a CDS encoding 1-deoxy-D-xylulose-5-phosphate reductoisomerase, which translates to MARQKITILGATGSIGLSSLQVIEQHSDLFEVFALTAYTQKEKLLKLCFKHQPKFAVMANQTDSDWLKDQLGGYSKTQVLAGLSALRDVASDSEVDVVISAIVGAAGAIPTFAAAQAGKRILLANKETLVLAGKLFLQVVKKSGSLVLPVDSEHNAIFQVLPHKLEQVKNIVLTASGGPFLHTPLKQLEQVAVVEALSHPNWRMGTKISIDSATMMNKALEVIEASWLFNLPADKIKVVIHPESIIHSMVRLIDESVLAQLGVTDMKIPIEYCLAYPERIESGANELDFECMSELHFMKVDPKRFPALGLAYQVLEEGLDSGCILNAANEVAVGLFLENKIKFTDIYFLVVEVLNNLASEEYSDLETLLYKDNIVRQKTLELATRNFN; encoded by the coding sequence ATGGCTAGACAAAAAATTACTATTTTAGGTGCTACGGGTAGCATTGGGTTGAGTTCCTTGCAAGTTATTGAACAGCATTCAGATTTATTTGAAGTTTTTGCTTTGACAGCTTATACACAAAAAGAAAAATTACTTAAACTGTGTTTCAAGCATCAACCTAAATTTGCAGTGATGGCGAATCAAACTGATAGTGATTGGTTGAAAGATCAATTAGGCGGATATTCTAAAACCCAAGTTTTAGCTGGATTGTCAGCATTGAGAGATGTGGCCAGTGATAGTGAGGTTGATGTTGTTATTTCCGCTATTGTGGGGGCAGCTGGGGCTATTCCCACTTTTGCAGCAGCTCAGGCTGGTAAAAGAATACTGTTAGCGAACAAAGAAACTTTAGTTTTGGCTGGGAAATTATTTCTCCAAGTTGTAAAAAAATCGGGGTCTTTAGTCTTGCCTGTGGATAGTGAGCATAATGCTATTTTTCAGGTACTACCTCATAAATTAGAGCAAGTCAAAAATATTGTTTTGACAGCATCGGGCGGGCCTTTTTTGCATACTCCACTTAAACAATTGGAACAAGTGGCTGTCGTAGAAGCTTTGAGTCATCCGAATTGGAGGATGGGTACAAAAATATCTATTGATTCTGCTACAATGATGAATAAAGCTTTAGAAGTTATTGAAGCATCATGGCTTTTTAACTTACCAGCAGATAAAATAAAAGTAGTCATTCATCCTGAGAGTATCATACATAGTATGGTCAGATTGATTGATGAGTCTGTTTTGGCGCAGCTTGGTGTGACAGATATGAAAATACCAATCGAGTACTGTTTGGCATATCCTGAACGAATAGAGTCGGGTGCTAATGAGTTGGATTTTGAGTGTATGTCAGAATTACATTTTATGAAGGTGGATCCTAAAAGATTTCCGGCACTTGGTTTGGCATATCAAGTGTTAGAAGAAGGATTAGATTCAGGTTGTATTTTAAATGCAGCGAATGAAGTTGCAGTAGGTCTGTTTTTAGAAAATAAAATAAAATTTACTGATATTTATTTTTTAGTTGTTGAGGTGTTGAATAACTTAGCATCAGAAGAATATAGTGATTTAGAGACATTATTATATAAAGATAATATAGTAAGACAAAAAACGCTAGAATTAGCAACTAGAAATTTTAATTGA